A section of the Arabiibacter massiliensis genome encodes:
- a CDS encoding TetR/AcrR family transcriptional regulator has protein sequence MDTSRTDRRVQYTKRALTGALIELMSENHISKISVKALCEAADVNRSTFYAHFRNQYDLLAHIEAEALGDLKARLLADDEPRGRNVVKILEYAKENADVFLMLLDESDGGFQRQIMELAHLVDIQLSDQEKAVDADDLEYMYLFAVSGALGMLSHWLKKGTPQSPAEMSELLLRMIQHGIEERA, from the coding sequence TACACGAAGCGCGCGCTCACCGGCGCTCTCATCGAGCTCATGAGCGAGAACCACATCTCGAAGATCTCCGTGAAGGCGCTCTGCGAGGCGGCCGACGTGAACCGCAGCACCTTCTACGCCCACTTCCGCAACCAGTACGACCTGCTGGCGCACATCGAGGCCGAGGCGCTCGGCGACCTCAAGGCGCGCCTTCTGGCCGACGACGAGCCGCGCGGGCGCAACGTGGTGAAGATCCTCGAGTACGCGAAGGAGAACGCCGACGTGTTCCTCATGCTGCTCGACGAGAGCGACGGCGGCTTCCAGCGCCAGATCATGGAGCTGGCGCACCTCGTGGACATCCAGCTGTCCGACCAGGAGAAGGCCGTCGACGCCGACGATCTGGAGTACATGTACCTGTTCGCCGTGTCGGGCGCGCTCGGCATGCTGTCGCACTGGCTGAAGAAGGGCACGCCGCAGTCCCCCGCCGAGATGTCGGAGCTGCTGCTGCGCATGATCCAACACGGCATCGAGGAACGCGCGTAA